In Methylobacterium aquaticum, the following are encoded in one genomic region:
- a CDS encoding peroxiredoxin, translated as MALNPGDPAPDFSLPATGGETLSLAGLKGRKTVLYFYPKDDTSGCTLEAQAFNGLRDAFAEAGTVVIGVSPDPMKSHDKFREKYGLEFPLASDETKAMLEAYGVWVEKSMYGRKYMGVERTTFLLDRDGTIAKVWQKVKVPGHADAVLAAAKAL; from the coding sequence ATGGCGCTGAACCCGGGCGATCCCGCCCCCGATTTCTCCCTGCCGGCGACCGGCGGCGAGACCCTGAGCCTCGCCGGCCTGAAAGGACGCAAGACCGTCCTGTATTTCTACCCGAAGGACGATACCAGCGGATGCACCCTGGAGGCGCAGGCCTTCAACGGGCTGCGCGACGCCTTCGCCGAGGCCGGGACCGTGGTGATCGGCGTCTCGCCGGACCCGATGAAGAGCCACGACAAGTTCCGCGAGAAATACGGCCTGGAATTTCCCCTCGCTTCCGACGAGACGAAGGCGATGCTCGAGGCCTACGGCGTCTGGGTCGAGAAGAGCATGTACGGCCGCAAGTACATGGGCGTCGAGCGCACGACGTTCCTGCTCGACCGCGACGGCACGATCGCCAAGGTGTGGCAGAAGGTGAAGGTGCCGGGCCATGCCGACGCGGTGCTGGCGGCGGCGAAGGCGCTGTGA